Proteins from a single region of Amycolatopsis sp. CA-230715:
- a CDS encoding FGGY-family carbohydrate kinase, producing MIIGVDIGTSLTKAVVFDSAGVSIAQACTPSEVHHLPGGLVEQDLDQVMDTVTTVVRDVASQLDGPVTALALTGQGDGVWLRDTEGNAVRPAISWLDGRANALLAKWQADGVTREVFRRTGSGMFPGCAAAILSFLDKTEPESLDRAAVAGYCVDAVVQRLTGEVTVDVSDASLPFLDPATRRYDEAAIEACGLGHRRSLFAEPASPKTVFRLDKNGSALLGLPEGLPVTAGPFDLPASAIGAGVRRPGDGILTAGTTLACQVLTRSPEFDREGEPAGMFLCTPTEGEFLRAMPAMVGTASIDWACKLLGIGVAEIGPLLASSEPGAGGVRALPFLSNSGERAPFVDASARAQFSGLSLESGRAEVVRALCESIAYTARHCFEAAGLDGTLYACGGGVRSAEWTQIFADVLGTPIVIPSDPGVGARGAVLVAAEALGDPFDAAEWARHARTVEVVPENAEFYQQGYADYQASLAAARGLWRL from the coding sequence ATGATCATCGGCGTCGACATCGGGACCTCGCTGACGAAGGCGGTCGTCTTCGACTCCGCGGGGGTGTCGATCGCACAGGCGTGCACGCCGTCCGAGGTCCACCACCTGCCGGGCGGGCTGGTCGAGCAGGACCTCGACCAGGTGATGGACACCGTCACGACCGTGGTGCGTGACGTGGCGAGCCAGCTCGACGGGCCAGTCACCGCGCTCGCGCTCACCGGACAGGGCGATGGCGTGTGGTTGCGCGACACCGAGGGGAACGCCGTCCGCCCCGCCATCTCTTGGCTCGACGGCAGGGCCAACGCGCTGCTCGCCAAGTGGCAGGCCGACGGAGTGACCAGGGAAGTGTTCCGCCGCACCGGATCGGGCATGTTCCCCGGCTGCGCCGCCGCCATTCTGTCCTTTTTGGACAAAACCGAGCCGGAGTCGCTGGACCGCGCGGCTGTCGCGGGCTACTGCGTCGACGCGGTCGTCCAACGGCTCACCGGCGAGGTCACGGTCGACGTGTCCGACGCGTCGCTGCCCTTCCTCGACCCGGCCACCCGCCGGTACGACGAGGCCGCGATCGAGGCGTGCGGGCTCGGGCACCGGCGCTCGCTGTTCGCCGAGCCGGCGTCGCCGAAAACCGTGTTCCGACTGGACAAGAACGGCTCGGCGCTGCTCGGCCTTCCCGAGGGGCTGCCGGTGACCGCGGGCCCGTTCGACCTGCCCGCCAGCGCGATCGGCGCCGGCGTGCGCCGTCCCGGTGACGGGATCCTCACCGCGGGAACCACGCTCGCGTGCCAGGTGCTCACCCGCAGCCCGGAGTTCGACCGCGAAGGCGAGCCCGCCGGGATGTTCCTGTGCACGCCGACCGAGGGCGAGTTCCTGCGTGCCATGCCCGCGATGGTTGGCACGGCGAGCATCGACTGGGCGTGCAAGCTGCTCGGCATCGGTGTCGCGGAAATCGGGCCGCTGCTCGCGTCGAGTGAACCCGGGGCGGGCGGTGTCCGCGCGCTGCCGTTCCTGTCGAACTCGGGTGAGCGCGCGCCGTTCGTCGACGCGTCCGCGCGTGCGCAGTTTTCCGGGCTGAGCTTGGAAAGCGGCCGTGCCGAGGTGGTTCGGGCGCTGTGTGAATCGATCGCGTACACGGCAAGGCACTGCTTCGAGGCCGCCGGTCTCGACGGCACGTTGTACGCCTGCGGTGGCGGTGTCCGCTCGGCCGAATGGACCCAGATCTTCGCCGACGTGCTCGGCACCCCGATCGTGATCCCCAGCGATCCCGGCGTCGGTGCCCGCGGCGCCGTTCTCGTCGCCGCGGAGGCACTCGGGGATCCGTTCGACGCAGCGGAATGGGCGCGCCATGCGCGTACTGTCGAAGTGGTGCCGGAGAACGCCGAGTTCTACCAGCAGGGGTACGCGGACTACCAGGCGTCGCTCGCCGCGGCGCGCGGACTGTGGAGGTTGTAG
- the cysS gene encoding cysteine--tRNA ligase: MPLHLFDTATRSVREFHPARSGTASMYVCGATVQGVPHIGHVRGALNYDVLRRWLVHSGLDVLLVRNVTDIDDKILAKATDAGRPWWEWAATHERAFESAYETLGCLPPSIAPRATGHVTQMIELMQRLIDSGHAYAAGGDVYFSVKSFDGYGALSGQKLDDVQQGESLAEGKRDARDFTLWKAAKPGEPSWPTLWGLGRPGWHLECSAMATSYLGPEFDIHGGGVDLVFPHHENERAQSNAAGDGFARFWLHNAWVTLSGEKMSKSLGNTVSIPAMLENYRAVELRAYLIQPHYRSTIEYSDGALAEAAQGYQRLEGFLRRVAAAVGEVHIGQIKPEFAAALDDDLATPQAFAVMHNTVREGNTALDSGDEKGALELAASVRAMTDVLGLDPLSPAWADNSGAETPARQALADLVAGLLEERQKARAEKDFARADAARDSLANAGIAVEDTPNGPVWTLKDHD; encoded by the coding sequence GTGCCCTTACACCTGTTCGACACCGCGACCCGAAGCGTGCGGGAGTTCCACCCCGCCCGGAGCGGAACGGCGTCGATGTACGTGTGTGGGGCGACCGTGCAGGGCGTGCCGCACATCGGGCACGTCAGGGGTGCGCTGAACTACGACGTGCTCCGCCGCTGGCTCGTCCACAGTGGACTGGACGTGCTGCTGGTCAGGAACGTCACCGACATCGACGACAAGATCCTGGCCAAGGCCACCGACGCGGGCAGGCCGTGGTGGGAATGGGCGGCCACGCACGAGCGCGCGTTCGAGTCGGCGTACGAAACGCTCGGCTGCCTGCCGCCGTCGATCGCGCCGCGCGCCACCGGGCACGTCACGCAGATGATCGAGCTGATGCAGCGCCTGATCGACAGCGGGCACGCCTACGCGGCGGGCGGTGACGTCTACTTCTCGGTGAAGTCGTTCGACGGGTACGGCGCGCTGTCCGGGCAGAAGCTCGACGACGTCCAGCAGGGCGAGTCGCTGGCGGAGGGCAAGCGGGACGCGCGCGATTTCACCCTGTGGAAGGCCGCCAAACCCGGCGAGCCCTCGTGGCCGACGCTGTGGGGTCTTGGCAGGCCGGGCTGGCATCTCGAATGCTCCGCGATGGCGACCAGTTACCTCGGGCCGGAGTTCGACATCCACGGCGGCGGTGTCGATCTGGTGTTCCCTCACCACGAGAACGAGCGCGCGCAGTCGAACGCGGCCGGTGACGGGTTCGCCCGGTTCTGGCTGCACAACGCGTGGGTGACGCTGTCCGGCGAGAAGATGTCGAAATCGCTCGGCAACACCGTCTCGATCCCGGCGATGCTGGAGAACTACCGCGCGGTGGAGCTGCGCGCGTACCTGATCCAGCCGCACTACCGGTCCACCATCGAGTATTCGGACGGCGCGCTCGCCGAAGCCGCGCAGGGCTACCAGCGCCTCGAAGGCTTCCTCCGCCGCGTCGCCGCCGCCGTCGGGGAAGTCCACATCGGACAGATCAAACCGGAGTTCGCGGCCGCGCTCGACGACGACCTCGCCACCCCGCAGGCGTTCGCCGTGATGCACAACACCGTCCGCGAGGGCAACACCGCGCTCGATTCGGGCGATGAAAAGGGGGCGCTCGAGCTGGCGGCTTCGGTGCGCGCGATGACCGATGTGCTCGGGCTCGACCCGCTTTCCCCAGCGTGGGCGGACAATTCGGGTGCCGAGACACCCGCTCGCCAAGCCCTCGCCGACCTGGTGGCGGGGCTGCTCGAAGAGCGCCAGAAGGCGCGCGCCGAGAAGGACTTCGCCAGGGCGGACGCCGCCCGCGACAGCCTGGCCAACGCGGGCATCGCGGTGGAGGACACCCCCAACGGTCCGGTGTGGACGCTCAAGGACCACGACTAG
- a CDS encoding response regulator transcription factor, whose amino-acid sequence MRVVLAEDLYLLREGMIFLLEEHGFEIAAAVASGPELANALAEQNPDLAIVDVRLPPTFTDEGLKVALAARRERPGLPVLVLSQHVEQLYARELLADGAGAVGYLLKDRVFNAEQFVDAVRRVAEGGTAMDPKVIATLLADPERDDPLASLTEREREVLGLMAEGLSNTAIAQRLSLSEGAISKHTTSLFGKLRIEAGTDTNRRVLAVLAYLHGR is encoded by the coding sequence GTGCGCGTTGTCCTCGCCGAGGACCTGTACCTCCTCCGAGAAGGCATGATCTTCCTGTTGGAGGAGCACGGCTTCGAGATCGCCGCCGCCGTCGCGAGCGGCCCTGAACTCGCGAACGCGCTCGCCGAGCAGAACCCGGACCTCGCCATCGTCGACGTGCGGCTACCACCCACGTTCACCGACGAAGGGCTCAAGGTGGCGCTGGCCGCGCGACGGGAGCGGCCGGGGCTACCCGTGCTCGTGCTCTCGCAACACGTCGAACAGCTTTATGCCCGCGAACTGCTGGCGGACGGGGCCGGGGCGGTGGGGTACCTGCTGAAGGATCGCGTGTTCAACGCCGAGCAGTTCGTGGACGCCGTGCGCAGGGTCGCCGAAGGCGGCACCGCGATGGACCCGAAGGTGATCGCGACCCTGCTGGCCGACCCCGAACGCGACGACCCGCTCGCGTCGCTGACCGAGCGCGAACGAGAAGTGCTGGGCCTGATGGCGGAAGGCCTGTCGAACACCGCGATCGCACAACGCCTCTCACTGAGCGAAGGCGCGATCAGCAAGCACACGACGAGCCTCTTCGGCAAACTCAGGATCGAAGCGGGCACAGACACGAACCGCCGGGTTCTCGCCGTGCTTGCCTACCTTCACGGGCGTTGA
- a CDS encoding MBOAT family O-acyltransferase produces the protein MSFISPLFLWYFMPAVLLAVLVCPRSWRNGIIAIASLLFYAIGAGAFTLLLLACMVVNFLAGMALEPNDWDTRPGRKRGLIIGVIAVDVGVLVIWKYAGFATQQIAAFAHLLGGDFPITHLALPIGISFYTFHHISYVVDIYRGERRALRNPVSFATYISMFPQLVAGPIVRYREIADQLPQHRSHRLDDIAAGFPRFALGLCKKTIIADTLAPMVDACFATPSNEMTFGVAWLGAVGYTLQLFFDFSGYSDMAIGLGRMLGFRLPENFARPYSSITITEFWRRWHMSLSRWFRDYVYIPLGGNRNGVGKTYRNLCIVFVLTGFWHGANWTYLVWGLYHGALLIIERAFGHDQNPAGQYARVARRALTLVLVVFGWVIFKSADLPHALAMIGHMLLPDFSGLTDVVDAALTNQRLVFLLAALVVVFLPAHPVTGPMLESSRSRQANGLRIGVMTAGLLYAAILIANGTFSPFLYYQF, from the coding sequence ATGTCGTTCATCTCGCCACTGTTCCTGTGGTACTTCATGCCGGCGGTGCTGCTCGCCGTGCTGGTGTGCCCGCGGAGCTGGCGCAACGGCATCATCGCGATCGCGAGCCTGCTGTTCTACGCGATCGGCGCCGGCGCGTTCACGCTGCTCCTGCTGGCCTGCATGGTCGTCAACTTCCTGGCCGGGATGGCGCTCGAACCCAACGACTGGGACACCCGCCCCGGCCGCAAGCGCGGGCTGATCATCGGGGTCATCGCCGTCGACGTCGGCGTGCTGGTGATCTGGAAGTACGCCGGGTTCGCGACGCAGCAGATCGCCGCGTTCGCGCACCTGCTCGGCGGCGACTTCCCGATCACGCACCTCGCGCTGCCGATCGGGATCTCGTTCTACACCTTCCACCACATTTCCTACGTGGTCGACATCTACCGCGGCGAACGGCGCGCGCTGCGCAACCCGGTGTCGTTCGCGACGTATATTTCGATGTTCCCGCAGCTCGTCGCGGGCCCGATCGTGCGGTACCGCGAAATCGCCGATCAGCTCCCGCAGCACCGATCGCACCGGCTCGACGACATCGCCGCCGGATTCCCGCGGTTCGCGCTCGGGCTGTGCAAGAAGACGATCATCGCCGACACGCTGGCGCCGATGGTCGACGCCTGTTTCGCGACGCCGTCGAACGAAATGACCTTCGGCGTCGCATGGCTCGGCGCCGTCGGCTACACGCTGCAGCTGTTCTTCGACTTCTCCGGTTACTCCGACATGGCGATCGGACTCGGCCGCATGCTCGGCTTCCGGCTGCCGGAGAACTTCGCGCGACCGTACTCGTCGATCACCATCACCGAGTTCTGGCGGCGCTGGCACATGTCGCTGTCGCGCTGGTTCCGGGACTACGTCTACATCCCGCTCGGCGGCAACCGGAACGGCGTCGGCAAGACCTACCGGAACCTGTGCATCGTGTTCGTGCTGACCGGTTTCTGGCACGGCGCGAACTGGACGTACCTGGTGTGGGGCCTCTACCACGGCGCGCTGCTGATCATCGAACGCGCCTTCGGCCACGACCAGAACCCGGCGGGCCAGTACGCCCGCGTCGCCCGGCGCGCGCTCACCCTGGTCCTGGTCGTGTTCGGCTGGGTGATCTTCAAGTCGGCGGATCTGCCGCACGCGCTCGCGATGATCGGGCACATGCTGCTGCCGGACTTCTCCGGGCTGACCGACGTCGTCGACGCGGCACTGACCAACCAGCGCCTGGTGTTCCTCCTCGCCGCACTGGTCGTGGTTTTCCTGCCCGCGCACCCAGTGACCGGTCCGATGCTGGAATCCTCGCGCTCGCGGCAGGCGAACGGGCTGCGGATCGGCGTGATGACGGCGGGTTTGCTCTACGCCGCGATTTTGATCGCGAACGGCACCTTCAGCCCATTCCTGTATTACCAGTTCTAG
- a CDS encoding SDR family oxidoreductase: protein MTRTALVTGVSRRRGIGCAIARRLLGDGHRVFAQSWSPYDETEPWGADPIDEVLAELDGGARLAHASADLASAEAPADLVRRAVSAFGPLDTLVVNHARSSVAALPEVTAGELDLVWAVNVRATLLLVQAFAAQYRPAASPGRVVLFTSGQHLAPMAGEIPYAASKGALHQLTLTLSDALIEQGITVNCVNPGPTDTGWASDELARSVGRALPRGRWNSPAEAAGVVALLLSPDANTITGRVIDAEAGFRRWKM, encoded by the coding sequence GTGACCCGAACAGCACTGGTCACCGGTGTCAGCAGGCGCCGGGGAATCGGATGCGCCATCGCGCGCCGCCTGCTCGGCGACGGGCACCGCGTCTTCGCCCAGTCTTGGTCGCCCTACGACGAGACCGAACCGTGGGGCGCGGACCCGATCGACGAAGTGCTCGCCGAACTCGATGGCGGCGCGCGGCTCGCGCACGCGTCCGCCGACCTCGCATCGGCGGAAGCGCCCGCTGATCTCGTGCGGCGAGCCGTGTCGGCTTTCGGGCCGCTCGACACGCTCGTGGTGAACCACGCTCGTAGCTCCGTAGCGGCGCTTCCCGAAGTGACCGCCGGTGAACTCGACCTGGTCTGGGCGGTCAACGTCCGGGCGACTTTGCTACTGGTGCAAGCGTTTGCGGCTCAGTATCGGCCCGCCGCTTCCCCGGGCCGGGTCGTGCTGTTCACCTCGGGCCAGCACCTCGCGCCGATGGCAGGCGAAATCCCGTACGCCGCGAGCAAGGGAGCGCTCCACCAGCTCACGCTGACCCTCTCCGACGCGCTGATCGAGCAGGGCATCACGGTCAACTGCGTGAACCCCGGCCCGACCGACACCGGCTGGGCCAGCGACGAACTCGCCCGAAGCGTCGGTCGCGCCCTGCCGCGGGGCCGCTGGAACTCCCCCGCCGAAGCCGCCGGTGTCGTCGCCCTGCTCCTCAGCCCCGACGCGAACACCATCACCGGCCGCGTGATCGACGCCGAAGCCGGTTTCCGCCGCTGGAAGATGTAG
- a CDS encoding sensor histidine kinase — MTVWLYPLAVVRAAAQFVLAVVGLVLLLVAVLCVLLTGPLLGIPAILTTRWWPDLTRRFGSWSAVRIDRPYRQLRESAGFRVLWKWLISDPATYRDAAWMLLEPLVGGIILLPAVLTPVAVAGAVIPVSGWWFGIADPGSRALLVAACFAVATVGVVTAPALVRVHAKWTRVLLFPTRTTVRVHQLEETRSEALESEAREVRRIERDLHDGAQARLIGVGMTIGAAERAFDRDPDRAKELLLKARESTALAVRELRDLVRGILPPVLSERGLGDAVRALVLEQRLACETQIDLPGRLPLAVESAAYFAIAEVLTNVAKHAGAGTVWVDLVFTGESLRIVVMDDGCGGANVAVGSGLHGIERRLAAFDGTFTLTSPPGGPTMVTMEIPCALSSPRTCTSSEKA, encoded by the coding sequence ATGACCGTCTGGCTGTATCCGCTGGCCGTGGTCCGCGCCGCCGCGCAGTTCGTGCTGGCGGTCGTCGGGCTCGTGCTGCTGCTGGTGGCGGTGTTGTGCGTTCTGCTCACCGGGCCGTTGCTCGGGATCCCGGCAATCCTGACGACGCGGTGGTGGCCGGATCTCACGCGCCGGTTCGGTTCCTGGTCTGCGGTGCGCATCGACCGGCCGTACCGGCAGCTGCGCGAATCGGCGGGATTCCGTGTGTTGTGGAAGTGGCTCATCAGCGATCCCGCGACCTACCGGGACGCCGCGTGGATGCTGCTCGAACCACTCGTCGGCGGGATCATCCTCCTGCCGGCCGTGCTGACCCCGGTGGCCGTGGCCGGTGCGGTGATCCCGGTGAGCGGCTGGTGGTTCGGGATCGCTGACCCGGGGTCGCGTGCGCTGTTGGTGGCGGCCTGTTTCGCGGTGGCGACGGTGGGGGTCGTGACCGCGCCCGCGTTGGTGCGGGTGCACGCGAAGTGGACCAGGGTGCTGCTGTTCCCGACGAGGACGACCGTGCGCGTTCACCAGCTCGAAGAGACCAGGTCCGAAGCCCTCGAATCGGAGGCGCGGGAGGTGCGCCGGATCGAGCGGGATCTGCACGACGGCGCGCAGGCCAGGTTGATCGGCGTCGGGATGACCATCGGCGCCGCGGAGCGTGCCTTCGACCGTGACCCGGATCGCGCCAAGGAGTTGCTGCTCAAAGCTCGCGAGTCCACCGCGCTGGCGGTGCGGGAACTGCGTGATCTCGTCCGCGGGATCCTCCCGCCCGTGCTGTCCGAGCGGGGCCTCGGTGACGCGGTCCGGGCGCTGGTCCTCGAACAACGATTAGCCTGCGAAACGCAGATAGACCTGCCGGGGAGGCTGCCGCTCGCGGTCGAGTCCGCTGCCTACTTCGCGATCGCCGAGGTGCTCACGAACGTCGCGAAGCACGCGGGCGCGGGCACGGTGTGGGTCGACCTGGTGTTCACGGGTGAGAGCCTGCGGATCGTCGTGATGGACGACGGCTGCGGAGGAGCGAACGTGGCGGTGGGTTCCGGCCTGCACGGGATCGAACGGCGACTTGCCGCTTTCGACGGTACTTTCACGCTGACCAGCCCGCCGGGCGGTCCGACCATGGTGACGATGGAGATTCCGTGCGCGTTGTCCTCGCCGAGGACCTGTACCTCCTCCGAGAAGGCATGA
- a CDS encoding HAD family hydrolase — protein sequence MTIRAVLFDFSGTVFRLEQDETWLAELTGDEGDPLDLEAQAELMRRMTAPVGQVVQLDAEYQHAWENRDLDPGLHEKVYLEVLRQSGVPNAEQAKALYARLCDPAEWTPYPDTEAALKGSAERGLAVGILSNIAFDIRPAFTARGLDAHVDQFVLSFEVGAQKPDPRIFEVAVERLGVPAADTLMIGDSEEADGGARALGCRFALVDPLPTTERPDALLTALREHGVL from the coding sequence GTGACGATCCGGGCTGTGTTGTTCGACTTTTCCGGCACCGTGTTCCGCCTTGAGCAGGACGAGACCTGGCTGGCCGAGCTGACCGGCGACGAAGGCGATCCGCTCGACCTCGAAGCCCAGGCCGAGCTGATGCGGCGCATGACCGCCCCGGTCGGCCAGGTCGTCCAGCTCGACGCCGAGTACCAGCACGCGTGGGAGAACCGGGATCTCGACCCCGGCCTGCACGAAAAGGTCTACCTCGAAGTGCTCCGGCAATCCGGCGTCCCGAACGCCGAACAGGCGAAGGCGCTGTACGCGCGGCTGTGCGATCCGGCGGAGTGGACGCCGTACCCGGACACCGAGGCGGCGCTCAAGGGCTCGGCCGAGCGCGGGCTCGCGGTCGGGATCCTGAGCAACATCGCGTTCGACATCCGTCCCGCGTTCACCGCGCGCGGCCTCGACGCCCACGTCGACCAGTTCGTCCTGTCGTTCGAGGTCGGCGCGCAGAAACCGGACCCGCGGATCTTCGAGGTCGCGGTCGAGCGGCTCGGCGTCCCGGCCGCGGACACCCTGATGATCGGCGACAGCGAGGAGGCCGACGGCGGTGCGCGGGCGCTCGGCTGCCGGTTCGCGCTGGTCGACCCGCTGCCGACGACCGAACGCCCCGACGCGCTGCTGACCGCGCTCCGGGAGCACGGCGTTCTGTAG
- a CDS encoding class I SAM-dependent methyltransferase produces the protein MVDHAFSDAELAEVYDSLHPAHSRADLGFYLPLVLEASAVLDVGCGTGALLHRAREAGHSGRLCGLDPADGMLARARNRTDIEWAPGDLSSASWEHEFDLVVMTGHALQVFLTDRDLADALTTIRRVLISGGRFACETRNPAARAWEGWVPGNAVEVGIADGATVRVAHQVQAPVDGDLVRFTTTFSSPKWAGPRRSESTLRFVDADSLGDALTGAGLLVEEQFGDWDRGPLTATSPEIITIARAV, from the coding sequence ATGGTCGACCACGCCTTCTCCGACGCCGAACTCGCCGAAGTCTACGACTCGCTCCATCCCGCACACAGCCGTGCTGACCTGGGCTTCTACCTGCCGCTCGTGCTGGAGGCGAGTGCGGTGCTCGACGTCGGCTGTGGCACTGGCGCGCTCCTGCACCGGGCGCGCGAGGCCGGGCACTCCGGACGGCTGTGCGGGCTCGACCCCGCTGACGGCATGCTCGCGCGGGCGCGGAACCGCACCGACATCGAGTGGGCACCCGGCGATCTTTCCTCCGCGTCGTGGGAGCACGAGTTCGACCTGGTGGTCATGACGGGGCACGCCCTGCAGGTATTCCTGACCGATCGGGACCTGGCGGACGCGCTGACGACGATCCGCCGCGTCCTGATCTCGGGAGGACGTTTTGCCTGCGAAACGCGCAATCCCGCCGCGCGGGCCTGGGAGGGGTGGGTTCCGGGGAACGCGGTCGAGGTGGGCATCGCCGACGGGGCCACCGTGCGCGTGGCTCACCAGGTTCAGGCTCCCGTAGACGGCGACTTGGTCCGGTTCACGACGACGTTCAGCTCGCCGAAATGGGCAGGACCCCGGCGCAGCGAAAGCACTTTGCGGTTCGTGGACGCCGATTCACTGGGCGACGCCTTGACCGGCGCGGGCCTGCTGGTCGAGGAGCAGTTCGGCGACTGGGATCGGGGACCGCTCACCGCCACGAGCCCGGAGATCATCACGATCGCCCGCGCGGTCTGA
- the rlmB gene encoding 23S rRNA (guanosine(2251)-2'-O)-methyltransferase RlmB — translation MAGNSRRQGAIRKPGTKKGQVVGSGGQRRKGLEGKGPTPRAEMRPGHPAQRKAAAAARAADKKNKKKADSPELIAGRNPVVEALRADVPATALYVAINVDADDRVTEAVRIAADKGISILEIPREELDRKTNRAMHQGLGLQVPPFEYAHPDDLMRVAAESGTAPLLVALDGVTDPRNLGAVIRSAAAFGAHGVLLPERRSAGMTAVAWRTSAGTAAKLPVAMATNLTRQLKAWAAEGLMIVGLDADGSVDIDSLDLATDPLVIVLGSEGRGLSRLVRETCDATVSIPMSAGVESLNASVAAGVLLAEVARRRRAAGRV, via the coding sequence ATGGCAGGCAACTCCCGGCGACAGGGCGCGATCCGCAAGCCCGGCACGAAGAAGGGCCAGGTCGTCGGCTCCGGCGGCCAGCGGCGCAAGGGGCTCGAAGGCAAGGGCCCCACGCCGCGAGCGGAGATGCGCCCCGGCCATCCCGCACAGCGCAAGGCGGCCGCGGCCGCCCGCGCCGCGGACAAGAAGAACAAGAAGAAGGCCGACAGCCCCGAGCTGATCGCGGGCCGGAACCCGGTGGTCGAGGCGCTGCGCGCCGACGTGCCCGCGACGGCGTTGTACGTCGCGATCAACGTCGACGCCGACGACCGCGTGACCGAGGCCGTCCGCATCGCCGCGGACAAGGGCATCTCCATTCTGGAGATCCCGCGCGAGGAGCTGGACCGCAAGACGAACCGTGCCATGCACCAGGGCCTCGGCCTGCAGGTTCCGCCGTTCGAGTACGCGCATCCCGACGACCTGATGCGGGTGGCCGCCGAATCCGGCACCGCGCCGCTGCTCGTCGCGCTCGACGGCGTGACCGACCCCCGCAACCTCGGCGCGGTGATCCGGTCCGCGGCCGCGTTCGGCGCGCACGGCGTGCTGCTGCCGGAGCGCCGCAGCGCCGGGATGACCGCCGTCGCGTGGCGGACCAGCGCGGGCACCGCGGCGAAGCTGCCCGTGGCGATGGCCACCAACCTCACCCGCCAGCTCAAGGCGTGGGCGGCGGAAGGCCTGATGATCGTCGGCCTCGACGCGGACGGTTCCGTCGACATCGACTCCCTCGACCTGGCCACCGACCCGCTGGTCATCGTGCTCGGCTCGGAGGGGCGCGGCCTGTCGAGGCTCGTCCGCGAAACCTGCGACGCCACGGTCTCGATCCCGATGTCGGCCGGTGTCGAATCGCTGAACGCCTCGGTGGCGGCCGGTGTGCTGCTCGCCGAGGTCGCCAGGCGGCGCCGCGCCGCCGGCCGGGTCTAG
- a CDS encoding PPOX class F420-dependent oxidoreductase gives MTATFNQKTRALFDGKNYATIATTNPDGQPQSSVVWVKRDGDTILFSTTRGRRKERNLARDPRVSVSIFETENPYNYVEVRGRAEITETGGRALIDELSNKYGGNDYPAEPADVVRVIVRVIPEKITGFSA, from the coding sequence ATGACTGCCACCTTCAACCAGAAGACCCGCGCCCTGTTCGACGGCAAGAACTACGCGACGATCGCCACCACCAACCCCGACGGCCAGCCCCAGTCCTCGGTCGTGTGGGTCAAGCGCGACGGCGACACCATCCTGTTCTCCACCACGCGCGGTAGGCGCAAGGAACGCAACCTCGCCCGCGACCCGCGCGTGTCCGTCTCGATCTTCGAGACCGAGAACCCGTACAACTACGTCGAGGTCCGGGGTCGCGCGGAGATCACCGAGACCGGCGGCCGCGCGCTCATCGACGAGTTGTCGAACAAGTACGGCGGCAACGACTACCCCGCGGAGCCCGCCGACGTCGTGCGCGTGATCGTGCGCGTAATCCCCGAGAAGATCACAGGTTTCTCCGCCTGA
- a CDS encoding class II aldolase/adducin family protein translates to MLLGDERAAVCEYARRMTSDGLVVGTSGNVSARADELVAMTPSGVDYADLTPEDIPVVSLDGSLVDGALKPTSEMPMHLAIYRDATDPDGAPVSAVVHTHSVHATAVSTVVDEVPPVHYMLATIGPSARVARYATFGTDELAASMLEAIEGRRGCLLANHGTVTFGEDLGAAYSRAQQLEWLCQLWLLARSAGVPNLLPPAEIELVVDKLKSYGQRK, encoded by the coding sequence GTGCTGCTGGGCGACGAGCGCGCGGCCGTCTGCGAGTACGCGCGGCGGATGACCTCGGACGGGCTCGTGGTGGGCACGTCGGGGAACGTGTCGGCACGGGCCGACGAACTGGTCGCGATGACGCCGAGCGGCGTCGACTACGCCGACCTGACCCCGGAGGACATCCCGGTGGTGTCCCTCGACGGGTCCCTTGTGGACGGTGCGCTGAAACCGACCAGCGAGATGCCGATGCACCTCGCCATCTACCGGGACGCCACCGATCCGGACGGCGCGCCGGTGTCCGCGGTGGTGCACACGCATTCGGTGCACGCCACCGCGGTGTCCACCGTGGTCGACGAGGTGCCGCCGGTGCACTACATGCTCGCCACGATCGGCCCGTCGGCGCGGGTCGCCCGGTACGCCACGTTCGGTACCGACGAGCTGGCGGCTTCGATGCTGGAGGCGATCGAGGGCCGTCGAGGCTGTCTGCTGGCGAACCACGGGACGGTGACCTTCGGCGAGGATCTCGGCGCTGCCTACTCGCGGGCGCAGCAGCTCGAATGGCTCTGCCAGCTGTGGCTGCTGGCCCGATCGGCGGGCGTGCCGAACCTGTTGCCGCCGGCCGAGATCGAACTGGTGGTGGACAAGCTGAAGTCCTACGGCCAGCGGAAGTGA